Part of the Caulifigura coniformis genome, GCTTGAAAAACCGCCGCACGCAGACCCCGCCGATCTCTCGGACGTCGTGGACTTCGCCTCGTCGGAGTTCATGCCCGATGTCCCCTGGCTGACGCGACTCAACCTCGGATCCCGGCGGCTGAACGTCCGCTGCCTCGGACCGGAGCTCCGCACGATGAAGCGGACCGTCGACATCGGGGTCTCGCTGCTCCTCCTGGCCCTCCTGTGGCCCGTGATGCTGCTGACCGCCCTGCTCGTCAAACTGACGTCCCGCGGTCCCGTCATCTTCCGACAGACTCGTGTCGGCCTGAACCTCCGCACCGCCGACCGCAGGCATCTCGACCTCGGACCTCCTCCTCCGGGCGACGAACGCCGAAATGCACTCTACGACCGACGCGGAAATCCGACGTACGGCCGGCATTTCACCCTCTACAAGTTCCGCACGATGCGCGTCGACGCCGAGAAAGACGGCGCGCAGTTCGCCCGCAAGAACGACTCCCGAATCACCCCCATCGGACGCTTCCTCCGCAAGACGCGGCTGGATGAACTCCCCCAGTTGTGGAACGTCCTCAAAGGCGAAATGACGCTCGTCGGGCCTCGACCGGAACGCCCTGAGTTTCTCGAACAGCTCTCCGAGCAGATTCCGAACTATCTGGAACGCCTCGGGCTGAAGCCCGGCCTCACCGGCGTTGCGCAGATCGTGAACGGCTACGACAACGAGATTGAGAGCTTCCGCCGAAAGGTGGCGTTCGACCTGCTCTACCTGCAGAACTGCTGTCTCTGGAACGACATCAAGATCCTGTTCCGGACGATTCGCACAGTCCTCACCGGAAGCGGCGCTCTCTGAACCTCAGGGGCGGACGCCCGCATTCCGGCAAACCCGTCGGATCTACAGCGCGATCTCCTTGTTGTCGATCAGCCGCGTTGTCCCGAGTCGTGCGGCGACGAGCGCGACCATCCGCGGTTGCGGCGCGGTTAGCTCCTGGAGCGTCTGCGGGTCGGCAATGACGGCGTAATCGGGAACGACTCCAGCCGCCTTCTGCAGGTGTTGCAGCATCGCAGCCGCCACCGCCTGGATATCGGTCTCGCCGTCATGCAGGCGATCTTCGGCGAGGTTCAGGCTCTCCCACAGCGCGATGGCCGATTTCCGCTGTTCGGCAGAGAGGTAGACGTTGCGGCTGCTCATCGCCAGCCCGTCGTGCTCGCGCATCGTCGGCGCGGTGATGACCTCCACCGGCACGTCGAGATCCTTCACCATCCGACGGATCAACGCCTGCTGCTGATAGTCCTTGGCGCCAAACACCGCGACATCTGGCTGGACGAGATTGAACAGCTTCAGCACGATCGTCGCGACGCCGCGAAAGTGAGTCGGTCGGAGCGCCCCTTCCATTGGCGCGGACACGCCTTCCACCGTGACGTAGGTCGAGTACCCCTCTGGATAGAGGCCTTCCTTCGTGGGGGTGAACACCAGGTCGACTCCCGCGAGCTTCGCGGCCTCGAGGTCCTTCTCGAGCGGGCGAGGGTACTTCGAGAAGTCTTCATGGGGGGCGAACTGCGTCGGGTTCACGAAGATCGTCGCCACGACAAAGTTCGCTTGCGACCGGCAGGCGTGGAACAGGCTGACATGCCCGGCGTGCAGTGCCCCCATCGTCGGCACGCATCCGATCCGTTTCCCCTGCGAGCGGGCCGCCTTGATGGCCTCACGAAGTTCACCTGTCTCGGAAATCACCTGCATGTTCAATTCACCTGTTCGCCGGAATCGGCTGGCTGACTCTGAAACCCCGGGAGGGGCCCAAACGCGGTCTCACCGGATCTTCAGGTCCGGCAGTTCCTGTTTGATCCCCGCGTCGATCGGCATCCGGTCCGGCGTCGCTCCCGTCCGCTTGAGTTCCGCAGCGATCAGCGCGCTCAGTTCTTCGATGCGCGACCTCTGCGTCGGATCATCGATCAGATTCTTCCGCTCGTCAGGATCGTTCTTGAGATCGTAAAGCTCGGCCCGATGTCGATCGGGGCCTCCGTCGCCGTGAGGATACCGGATGAGTTTCCACTCGTCCGTCCTCACTCCGCGGATGTTCGGCGTGTACGGGAACTGTTTCTCGTAGTTGTATTCGTACAGCCAGCCGGTGCGCCAGTCCCTGGATTTTCCCTGCACCAGGGACACCCAGCTCCGGCCATGCGCTTGCTTCAGCGGAGCGGCACCGCACAGTTCCAGCAGGCTCGGCGCCAGGTCGAGCGTCAGCACCTGGGCCGTTTCCTTGCGGGGCCTGTCCTTCGGCGTCAGCTGCGGGGCGCGGATCACCAGCGGAATACGGATGCTCGGCTCGTGCATCGTCCGCTTGTCGACCATCCCGTGCTCACCGTTCAGCAGGCCGTTGTCTCCCATGAACACGAACACCGTGTTGTCGAGTCGCCCGGCCTCCTCGAGCGCCCTGGTCATCCGGCCCACGCTGTCGTCGACCGAAAGCACCGTTCCCCAGTACCCCCGGATCATCGCCTCGAAATGCTTCACCGATTCGGGCCGCGAGTCCGGAAACTTCTTCCGGTAGTCGAACAGCGGACCGTAGATCCCATGCCAGGTCGACAACCGTGTCTTGTACCACGCGGGATTGTCGCCCAGCTCAAAGGCCGAATCGGGGTAGGGGATCGCCACGCTCTCAAACGCATCCGCGTACTTCGGTTCCGGCGTGTAAAAGCTGTGCGGCGCCTTCTGGCCGACCATGAGGAAGAACGGCTTCTCGTCCGTCTGCTTCTGAAGCCAGTCGAGGGCCATTTCCGTCACGACGTGCGTGTAATAGCCGGGAACGACCTTTCGCTCTTTCCCGTTCAAATTGAACTCGGTGTCGAAGTATTTTCCCTGGCCCTTGTGGGTCACGAACCAGTCGAATCCCGGACGCGGCTCGTCGTTCTCCTCTCCCATGTGGTACTTGCCGATGTACGCAGTGGCGTAACCGGCAGCCTGCAGGTTCCTCGGAAGGCTGTCCAGGCTCCGGGGATACTCCGTGAAATTGTCGACGACCCCGTGAGAATGGGCATACTGGCCGCTGAGGATCGATGCCCGGCTGGGGGAACACAGTGACGTCGTGCAGAACGCATTGACGAAATGGACCCCTTCATTCGCCAGCCGATCGATGTTCGGCGTCTTCACCTGCGGATGCCCCGCGCATCCGAGCGTGTCCCAGCGCAGATCGTCACACAGCACGATCATCACGTTGGGGCGATCGGCGGCCGGGAGGGCAGACCCGGCAAAGACCATCGTCAGAATCAGGAGCGGGCGCATGCTGCTGTGTCCTTGGGGGAACGCGGGGCGACGGGGTCTTCGGGCAGTTAAGAGGGCCGTTTCGTCCCCGTCAACCGCCGCAGGATCGAAAAAACTCGTCGATTCTGCGGGACGACTCTCGCCAGCGGCAGATTCTCGGATGGACGTTCGCGGATCGGAACTCGACCGTTACAGTACGACCAGTGAAAGGCCGTAGGACGCTCCCCGCGGCTCTCGATGCTGGCATCTGGACGGGACCGCGCGGTAATGGCAAAGGAAATGGAATCGGTTCGGTCCTGCGGGTTTCTCGTGCTTCGCGAACGCCCGCTGCGCGAGTTTCTCCTGATGAAGCACAAGGTCAGGTGGGATCTGCCCAAGGGGCATGTCGATCCGGGCGAAACGGACCTTGAGTGTGCGCTGCGTGAGTTGTGGGAAGAAACCGCGATTCCGGCCGACGCCATTAAGGTCGATCCTGAATTCCGCTTCATGCACCAGTACCCCGTTCGCACGAACCGGGTGAAGAGCGGACGGGCCATCAAGACCCTCGTGATCTTCCTCGCCGAATTGATCAACGACGTGAAGATCAAGACCACGGAACACCCATCCTACGCCTGGCTCCCCTGGCAGCCGCCGCATCGCCTGCAGGAGCAGACCATCGACCCCCTGCTGAAGGCGGTCGAGGAATACCTGATCACGCGGAACTGAACTGCGAAGCCTGGAGACAATGAAAAAAGGCCGGTGTTTTCACCGGCCTTTCTTCGTTTCGACTCCGGGCGTCTTACGGACGGCGCGTGCTCGCCGCCAGGGCCGGGAAGGCTTCGACGTAGTCGAGAGCCACGTTCAGCACTTCGTCGTTGTAGAAGCCTTTCGGGAAGATCGGCTCGTTCGGATCCTTGGCCTTCACTTCGTCTGGATCCTTCGGATTGTCCTTCGCCGTTTCTTTCTCGAGGTCGCGTTCCGCTTTCAGGATGGTTTCATTCAGCGAAACCGATTTCTTGTTCTTCCGCTCCAGGTACTGCCGGATCACCTTCTCGACCTTCTGGAAGTCCTCCACGGTCGCCACCCGCTGTTCGCTTCGCTTCTGGAGGCTGGCGACAACGTCGCTGGAGACCAGGCGGCTTGCGGAGTAACGGGCCGGCTCGATGTGATCGAACGGCAGGGCGTTGTCGAGGCTCGACTCGCCTTCATCGATATGGTCCAGCAGCGACGGCAGGACCACATCCGAGGTGACGCCGCGATTCTGCGTGCTGTCGCCGTTCACGCGGTAGAACTGCTGGATCGTCAGCTTCAGCTTGCCGCGATCCTGTCCGCGGAACAGCCGGAACGGCTCGCGGGGCGCGACGTCCATCAGGTTCTGGACGGTTCCCTTGCCGTGCGTGGTCTGGTCCCCGATCACGATCCCGCGGCGGTAATCCTTGATCGCGCCGGCGAAAATCTCCGAGGCCGACGCGCTCAGGCGGTTGCACAGCACCACCAGCGGCCCGCGATAGATCACGCCCGGATCCTCGTCGTTCAGCTGCTTGGGCGCGCTGCCGGTCTCCTTGACCTGCACGATCGGGCCCTGGTCGATGAACAGTCCCGAGATTTCGATCGCCTCGCTCAGCGCGCCGCCGCCGTTGTTCCGGAGGTCGACGACGATCGCATCCAGCTTCTGGTTCGCGAAGACTTCCTTGAACACCTTGCGACAGTCAGCCGCAGCGCTCTTGAAGCCTTCCGTTCCGTCCTGGGCCTGCTCGAAGTCACGATAGAACGACGGGATGCTGAGGACGCCGATCCGTCCCTCGCGACCCACGCGGGCGCCGGTCTCGATGATTTCGCCTTTGACGGCCTGTTCGTTCAACTCGATCTTCTGGCGGACCAATTGATAGATCTGGGTGTCCCCCCCCTTTTCTGGCTTCACCTGCAGCCGCAGCGGAGTGCCGCGCGGGCCGCGGATCTTGCGGACCACTTCGGTCAGCTTCATGTCGTAGATATCTTCGATCTCGGCGTTCCCCTTCGAGTCCACGCCGGTGATCTTGTCGCCCACTTTCAGCCGGCCGTCGAGGGCCGCCGCTCCGCCGGGAACGATCGACGCCACCACCGTATATCCGTCATCCGAACGCAGCGCCGCGCCGATCCCGTCCAGGCTCAGCTTCAGCTGGATCTCGAAATCCTGCCAGCTCCTCGGCGACATGTACGTCGAATGCGGATCGAACGCCGTCGTCATCGACGTCAGGTACATCTCCAGCTTCTCGTCGGGCGTCGTCTGCTCGATCACCCGGCCAATATTGCGATAGCGCTTGTGGAGTTTCTCCCGGGCCTTGTCGAGGGGCTCTTCGTCCAACTTGTATTGCAGCATGTCGAACTTCACCCGCTTGCGCCAGCGGTCGTCGAGTTCTTCCTGCGTGGCCGCCCAGTCGAGAACCTTCGAGTCGGTGATCATCGACTCGTCGACGCTGTAGTCCTGATCCTGGTCGATCAGCAGATGGGCCTTCTGCAGCTGATCGGTCAGCCGCTGCTTGAAGATGTCGAAAACGGTGTACGCGAACTGCACGTCGCCCGCTTTGATTTCGTCGTCCAGCGTCAGCCGGTGCGGAGCGAACTGATCGATATCCGACTTCAGGAAGTACATTTTTCCCTGGTCGAGCAGCTTCAGGTATCCGTCGAAGATCTTGACCGAAGCGGCATCGTCAATCTTCGGATGGTGCAGGTGAAACCGCGGAACCAGCTGGGTCACAAGCTGGGCGGTCTGGGCATCTGCCGGGGAAGCGGCGGGGGCCGCGGGCTGCTGGGCGGCGAGGAATCCAGCGCCGGAAAACAGTGCGAACCCGACAACAAAGCGCAGCGTGCGCGGAGACAACGTCATCATCGAGGGAGACCTCGGTTGATCGGAAGGAATGACGATCGAGCCGTTCGCAAAAAATCGAACGGACAACACCGGCAAGCCGGAGTAGCAGGGCATTTCATCCTGAAATCCACTGCCGACGAAGGATTTGTCGACACGGAATCGTAGGCAAACTGAGGGAAGCCAACAAGATGCAGTTTCCGTCGGAAAGTCGCGGTCGCAGACTCGCGGCGACCGGACCACATCCCCCGCGCGCACGCCGGAATCCTTCATTTCCAATCAGGTTGGCCACTCACGGCGGATCGTAGCCACCCGGATGCCACGGATGGCATCTCCCGATCCGGCAGATCCCTTTCCAACTCCCCACGACTGCCCCGTACTTCCGGACGGCCCCGATGAAATAGCGGCTGCAACTCGGCTCGAACCGGCACTGCCGACCGAAGATCGGGCTCAGGGTCAGCTGATAGATCCGAACGAGCACGATCAGCACGAGCGCCAGCCAGTCGGCCGGATGCCGCCAGTTCAACTCCCGGCCAGACTCTTCACCCGATTCCGGACGGTCCACGGCGTCGCTCATTCGGTGAAGCGTTCTTCACGCCACGGATCGCCGTAATTGTGGTAGCCCATCTCTTCCCAGAAGCCCGGCCGGTCATCCGCGACCAGAGTCAACCTCTTCAGCCATTTGGCGCTTTTCCAGGCGTACAGCCTCGGAACGATCAGCCGGACCGGCCCGCCATGATCCGCGTCGAGCAGTTCGCCGTCGTGACGATCCACCACGAGGGCGTCGGGCTGGTCGAATTCCGGGAGCGGCAGGTTGGTGGTCCAGTCGGAATCGTAAGCACCCGCGATCACGAAACGGGCCGTCGGCTTGACGCCCGCCATCTGCAGCAGCGTTTGAACCGCCACCCCTTCCCAGAGATTGCCCAGCCGTGACCAGCGGGTCACGCAGTGGAAGTCGGCGAACACCTTCGACCGCGGGAGAGACTGGAACTGCTCCCAGCTGAACTCCAGGGGGCGTTCCACGAGCCCGTCAATCGTCAGCCTCCATTCCGCAATCGGAATGGAGGGGACGGTCGTCGCATGCAGCACCGGCCACTTGCGCGTGCGGACCTGTCCCGGTGGAATCCGGTTCGATCGCCGCGTGTCCGGACTGACGATCACCTCCGGCGCCACGCTCCCGGGCTCGGGAGGACTGCCGGACTGGTACTTCGGATCATCGGGTCCGGAAAGACTCATCGACTGCTGATTAAGTCTTGATCATCGCACGCTTTGCGCGCCGAGCCTTGTGGCTGGCGGGGCGCTTTCCGTGATTAGCCCGCTTCAGTTTCTTTGCATTCTTCGCCATCGGTGACTCAACCTTGATCAACGCTCAAAACAACACGACCCGACCTGCATTGAGATCGGGACGAAACCGGTCCACAGTGAAGCGAAAGAGCGTAACAGCCGTTGTGCCAATTGGGAAGGGCGACAAAGATACGGTTGCCCCACCTCTGAGCCAGCAATGCGGCCTGTGATTCGCTGGCGCCTGTGAGCTTCCCACCGCGTCGGCGTCCTCATGGCCTTCAAATCCAACGATCCGCCCCCGCCCCCCGGAAAAGGTCCGGCCCCAGCCGCCGCCACCCGGCCGGCGACGCCCACTGCAAAAACCGATGTCACGGGAAAGCCCCCGCTGAAGCCTCCCGCAAATGTTGCGAGTTTGCGGCCGGAACCCGCCAGCAAACGCCTCGTCTCACTCGATGCCTACCGCGGGTTCATCATGACCCTGCTCGCGGCCAACGGTTTCGGCATTCTGACGCTCTCCAGAACCAGCGAGGACTCCCCGCTCTGGAAAATCCTGGACCGCGAAACCTGGCAGCACATCGGTTTTCACTTCAATCATCCGGCCTGGCTCAGCAATTTTCCCTTCGGCCCGTCGACCAATCCGCTGGAAGGAAGTCCCTGGACGCGCGGCGCCGTCTCCCTCTGGGACCTGATTCAGCCCGCCTTCATGTTCATGGTCGGCACGGCGATGGCCTATTCGGCTCGCAAACGCGACGCCCTCGGAGAGCCGCGCTGGAAGCAGTGGCTGCATGCCTTCCTCAGGGCCATCGTCCTCGTGCTGCTTGGCGTCTTCCTCTCCTCGTTGGACACACGGCAGACGCACTGGGAGTTCCCCAACGTCCTCGCCCAGATCGGCCTCGGATACGTATTCGTCTTCGCGACCGTTCGCTGGAAATGGTGGGGACAGGTCGCCGCCATCGCGACGATTCTCATCGCCACATGGGCCGCATTCTTCACCTTCACTCCCCCTGACAACTACGACTTCGCAGCCGTCAACGCCTCGGCGGAGCAGGGCGAAGTGCTCGAGAAGCCATTCCGGCAGTGGTCGAAGAATGGCAACTTTGCACACGACGTCGATCTGAAGCTGCTCAACAAGCTCCCGCGCCTCGAGGACAAGGAAGGGAAGCCGATCCCGTTCACCCACAATCGCGGCGGCTATCAGACCCTCAACTTCTTCCCGTCGATCGCGACGATGATCCTCGGTGTTCTCTGCGGCCAGATCCTCCAGCGGCCGGTCTCCGCCTGGAAGCGGGTCGGGCTCCTGCTCGGGCTGTCGCTGCTCTGCTTCGGCCTGGCGATGGTCGCCAGCGTGTACGCCTGTCCGATCGTCAAGCGGATCTGGACTCCCTCCTGGGTGCTGTTCAGCGGCGGCTACGTGATCGCGATGCTGGCGCTGTTCTTTGCCCTGTTTGACGCGCTCCCCCTCGGCGTCCTCGCGTTCCCGCTGGTGGTCGTCGGAACCAATTCGCTCCTGATTTACCTGATGGGGCAGACTCTTCGCGGCTGGACGAGCGGCAAGATCATCCACACCCACTTCCACAAGCTCATCGAAAGCGGCCTCGGTGGGCTGGCGAACATCACGGGCCTGACGCCACGCCTCCCGCAGACAGGGCAGACTCCGGGCGCCGTCATGTACGACCTCTTCGGACCCGTCGTCGATTCGACGGCCGTGTTCTTTGTCTTCTGGCTCGTCCTCTTCGCCCTCTATCGCAAGCGTCTGTTCCTGCGAATCTGAGCCAGCTCCTGGCACGTCAGAACAGGTACATCTTGGCGATCGAGAAGTAGATCACGATCCCCGTCACGTCGACGAACGTCGCCACGAAGGGGCTCGATGCGTAGCCCGGGTCGAACCCGAGTTTCGTGAAGATCATCGGCAAGATCGAACCGACCAGCGTCCCCCACAGGCAGATGGCGGCCACGGTCTGGCCGATGACGAACGACAGCGTCAGGCGGTCGACTGCGCCGATGACGCTCGTGGGCGTCAGCACAGGAATCATCACCCGCAGAAAGCCAATGATTCCCAGCGAAACTCCCAACGCCAGTCCCATCAGCAGCTCGTGGCGGATCACCGTCCACCACTGGCGGACGCCGATGTGCCCCAGGGCCATCGCGCGGGTGATCAGCGTGGCCGCCTGCGACCCGGAGTTGCCACCCGTCGAGATGCACAACACGGTGAACATCGCCAGCACGACGTGCTCTTCCATCACCTTCTCGTAGCGACTCATCGCCGAAAACGTGAAGAATTCCGCGACGAACAGGCACGACAGCCAGACCGCCCGTTTGCGCCACATCGTCGTGAACGGCACATCAAGGTAGGGCTCTTCCAGCGGGGCCATGCCGCCCATCCGCTGGGCGTCCTCGGTCGCCTCTTCCACCACGACGTCCAGGGCGTCGTCGTGCGTGATGATTCCCACGATCCGGTGATCGTTGTCGACCACCGGAATGGCGATGAAGTCGTACTTGCCCACGATCCGCGCGACTTCCTCCTGGTCCAGGTCGACCCGCACATACACCACGTCCGACTGCATGATGTCGCGAACGAGGGCGTTCAGCTTCGCCAGGATCAGGTGCCTCAGTGAAACGAAGCCCAGCAGTTTGCGGTCTTCGTTCGTCACATAGATGTAGTAGATCGTTTCCTTCTGGGTGGCCTGCTGACGCAGTCGATTGATCGCTTCTTCGACCGTGATGTCCGGCAGCAGGGTCGCGTAGTCGGTCGTCATCATCGACCCCGCGCTCCCCTCGGGGTACGACAACAGCTTCCGGATATCCTCGCGGTCGGCCTTCGCCATCAGGGGCAGCAGCGATTCCACCGCCTGCGGATCGACCCGTTTCAGGAAATCGACGCGGTCGTCGTGCGACATCGCCCCCAGCAGCTGCGACATCCGCTCACGCCCCACCCCCTCCGCGAGTTCCAGCTGCCTTTCCTCGGGAAAAAACGAGAAAATGTCGGCCTGCCGCTCGACGTCCCCGTGCCCGAGGAGTGCCCAGATTTCCTCGTCCGAAAGCCCCTCCGTGAACTCCGCCACGCTCGCCGGATGCAGGTCGTTCACCAGCGCCGCCATCCCTTCCGCGTCGCCTTCGGCGAGCATCATCCGGATTTCAGGCAGCAGAAGCGGGTTCATCATGGCGGCACGCACGAGTTCGGGGAGGGCCCGCCCATGGTAACGCCGCCCGCGCAACTTGCAGCGGGGCGAAGTCGCATTCAGTCAAGA contains:
- a CDS encoding sugar transferase, with amino-acid sequence MSSQLLEKPPHADPADLSDVVDFASSEFMPDVPWLTRLNLGSRRLNVRCLGPELRTMKRTVDIGVSLLLLALLWPVMLLTALLVKLTSRGPVIFRQTRVGLNLRTADRRHLDLGPPPPGDERRNALYDRRGNPTYGRHFTLYKFRTMRVDAEKDGAQFARKNDSRITPIGRFLRKTRLDELPQLWNVLKGEMTLVGPRPERPEFLEQLSEQIPNYLERLGLKPGLTGVAQIVNGYDNEIESFRRKVAFDLLYLQNCCLWNDIKILFRTIRTVLTGSGAL
- the panC gene encoding pantoate--beta-alanine ligase, giving the protein MQVISETGELREAIKAARSQGKRIGCVPTMGALHAGHVSLFHACRSQANFVVATIFVNPTQFAPHEDFSKYPRPLEKDLEAAKLAGVDLVFTPTKEGLYPEGYSTYVTVEGVSAPMEGALRPTHFRGVATIVLKLFNLVQPDVAVFGAKDYQQQALIRRMVKDLDVPVEVITAPTMREHDGLAMSSRNVYLSAEQRKSAIALWESLNLAEDRLHDGETDIQAVAAAMLQHLQKAAGVVPDYAVIADPQTLQELTAPQPRMVALVAARLGTTRLIDNKEIAL
- a CDS encoding sulfatase family protein, which encodes MRPLLILTMVFAGSALPAADRPNVMIVLCDDLRWDTLGCAGHPQVKTPNIDRLANEGVHFVNAFCTTSLCSPSRASILSGQYAHSHGVVDNFTEYPRSLDSLPRNLQAAGYATAYIGKYHMGEENDEPRPGFDWFVTHKGQGKYFDTEFNLNGKERKVVPGYYTHVVTEMALDWLQKQTDEKPFFLMVGQKAPHSFYTPEPKYADAFESVAIPYPDSAFELGDNPAWYKTRLSTWHGIYGPLFDYRKKFPDSRPESVKHFEAMIRGYWGTVLSVDDSVGRMTRALEEAGRLDNTVFVFMGDNGLLNGEHGMVDKRTMHEPSIRIPLVIRAPQLTPKDRPRKETAQVLTLDLAPSLLELCGAAPLKQAHGRSWVSLVQGKSRDWRTGWLYEYNYEKQFPYTPNIRGVRTDEWKLIRYPHGDGGPDRHRAELYDLKNDPDERKNLIDDPTQRSRIEELSALIAAELKRTGATPDRMPIDAGIKQELPDLKIR
- a CDS encoding bis(5'-nucleosyl)-tetraphosphatase: MLRERPLREFLLMKHKVRWDLPKGHVDPGETDLECALRELWEETAIPADAIKVDPEFRFMHQYPVRTNRVKSGRAIKTLVIFLAELINDVKIKTTEHPSYAWLPWQPPHRLQEQTIDPLLKAVEEYLITRN
- a CDS encoding carboxy terminal-processing peptidase; the encoded protein is MMTLSPRTLRFVVGFALFSGAGFLAAQQPAAPAASPADAQTAQLVTQLVPRFHLHHPKIDDAASVKIFDGYLKLLDQGKMYFLKSDIDQFAPHRLTLDDEIKAGDVQFAYTVFDIFKQRLTDQLQKAHLLIDQDQDYSVDESMITDSKVLDWAATQEELDDRWRKRVKFDMLQYKLDEEPLDKAREKLHKRYRNIGRVIEQTTPDEKLEMYLTSMTTAFDPHSTYMSPRSWQDFEIQLKLSLDGIGAALRSDDGYTVVASIVPGGAAALDGRLKVGDKITGVDSKGNAEIEDIYDMKLTEVVRKIRGPRGTPLRLQVKPEKGGDTQIYQLVRQKIELNEQAVKGEIIETGARVGREGRIGVLSIPSFYRDFEQAQDGTEGFKSAAADCRKVFKEVFANQKLDAIVVDLRNNGGGALSEAIEISGLFIDQGPIVQVKETGSAPKQLNDEDPGVIYRGPLVVLCNRLSASASEIFAGAIKDYRRGIVIGDQTTHGKGTVQNLMDVAPREPFRLFRGQDRGKLKLTIQQFYRVNGDSTQNRGVTSDVVLPSLLDHIDEGESSLDNALPFDHIEPARYSASRLVSSDVVASLQKRSEQRVATVEDFQKVEKVIRQYLERKNKKSVSLNETILKAERDLEKETAKDNPKDPDEVKAKDPNEPIFPKGFYNDEVLNVALDYVEAFPALAASTRRP
- the yidD gene encoding membrane protein insertion efficiency factor YidD, giving the protein MSDAVDRPESGEESGRELNWRHPADWLALVLIVLVRIYQLTLSPIFGRQCRFEPSCSRYFIGAVRKYGAVVGSWKGICRIGRCHPWHPGGYDPP
- a CDS encoding sulfite oxidase-like oxidoreductase → MSLSGPDDPKYQSGSPPEPGSVAPEVIVSPDTRRSNRIPPGQVRTRKWPVLHATTVPSIPIAEWRLTIDGLVERPLEFSWEQFQSLPRSKVFADFHCVTRWSRLGNLWEGVAVQTLLQMAGVKPTARFVIAGAYDSDWTTNLPLPEFDQPDALVVDRHDGELLDADHGGPVRLIVPRLYAWKSAKWLKRLTLVADDRPGFWEEMGYHNYGDPWREERFTE
- a CDS encoding 50S ribosomal protein bL37, which gives rise to MAKNAKKLKRANHGKRPASHKARRAKRAMIKT
- a CDS encoding acyltransferase family protein; translation: MAFKSNDPPPPPGKGPAPAAATRPATPTAKTDVTGKPPLKPPANVASLRPEPASKRLVSLDAYRGFIMTLLAANGFGILTLSRTSEDSPLWKILDRETWQHIGFHFNHPAWLSNFPFGPSTNPLEGSPWTRGAVSLWDLIQPAFMFMVGTAMAYSARKRDALGEPRWKQWLHAFLRAIVLVLLGVFLSSLDTRQTHWEFPNVLAQIGLGYVFVFATVRWKWWGQVAAIATILIATWAAFFTFTPPDNYDFAAVNASAEQGEVLEKPFRQWSKNGNFAHDVDLKLLNKLPRLEDKEGKPIPFTHNRGGYQTLNFFPSIATMILGVLCGQILQRPVSAWKRVGLLLGLSLLCFGLAMVASVYACPIVKRIWTPSWVLFSGGYVIAMLALFFALFDALPLGVLAFPLVVVGTNSLLIYLMGQTLRGWTSGKIIHTHFHKLIESGLGGLANITGLTPRLPQTGQTPGAVMYDLFGPVVDSTAVFFVFWLVLFALYRKRLFLRI
- the mgtE gene encoding magnesium transporter, whose product is MMNPLLLPEIRMMLAEGDAEGMAALVNDLHPASVAEFTEGLSDEEIWALLGHGDVERQADIFSFFPEERQLELAEGVGRERMSQLLGAMSHDDRVDFLKRVDPQAVESLLPLMAKADREDIRKLLSYPEGSAGSMMTTDYATLLPDITVEEAINRLRQQATQKETIYYIYVTNEDRKLLGFVSLRHLILAKLNALVRDIMQSDVVYVRVDLDQEEVARIVGKYDFIAIPVVDNDHRIVGIITHDDALDVVVEEATEDAQRMGGMAPLEEPYLDVPFTTMWRKRAVWLSCLFVAEFFTFSAMSRYEKVMEEHVVLAMFTVLCISTGGNSGSQAATLITRAMALGHIGVRQWWTVIRHELLMGLALGVSLGIIGFLRVMIPVLTPTSVIGAVDRLTLSFVIGQTVAAICLWGTLVGSILPMIFTKLGFDPGYASSPFVATFVDVTGIVIYFSIAKMYLF